In Mycolicibacterium mucogenicum DSM 44124, the following are encoded in one genomic region:
- a CDS encoding type III PLP-dependent enzyme, producing the protein MPSRPYLRIDLATVRRNVAALRGALPTAEIRYAVKANPAEPVLRLLADLDCTFDVASVGEIDLCAAAGVDGALMTFGNPLKKPAEVAYAFARGVRRFTFDTAAGLEAIAENAPGSSVECRIAPAFPSSVTPFGHKFGCAPDEAVGLLSQAARLGLRGDGLAFHVGSQQLDPGAWEIGIRCARDVLDAVPGMATLNLGGGIPVSYDSRVPSVRVVGDAIADALERHFPVLPHVAIEPGRAIVGSAGTLYCEVVSVRTGTDGRRWVYLDIGRYGGLAETENEYIRYRLRTSRDGDAVDDAVVAGPTCDGDDVLYRRYPLPVTLRPGDLVEIDAAGAYTTSYSSSFNGFAFLATEFVEVDDAVTTG; encoded by the coding sequence GTGCCCAGTAGGCCCTACCTGAGGATCGACCTCGCGACGGTGCGCAGGAACGTTGCTGCGTTGCGCGGTGCGCTGCCCACGGCCGAGATTCGGTACGCGGTGAAGGCCAATCCGGCAGAACCCGTCCTCCGGCTCCTCGCCGACCTTGACTGCACGTTTGACGTCGCGTCCGTCGGCGAGATCGACCTGTGCGCGGCGGCCGGGGTCGACGGCGCCCTGATGACGTTCGGGAACCCGCTCAAGAAGCCCGCCGAGGTCGCGTACGCGTTTGCGCGGGGCGTGCGGCGATTCACGTTCGACACCGCAGCCGGCTTGGAGGCGATCGCCGAGAACGCGCCCGGGTCGAGCGTCGAATGTCGCATCGCACCGGCGTTCCCGTCGTCGGTGACACCGTTCGGGCACAAGTTCGGCTGTGCACCGGACGAGGCGGTGGGGCTGCTGAGCCAGGCTGCCCGGTTGGGTCTGCGAGGGGACGGGCTGGCCTTCCACGTCGGCTCACAGCAGCTCGACCCGGGCGCGTGGGAGATCGGCATCCGTTGCGCACGTGATGTTCTCGACGCTGTACCCGGCATGGCCACGCTCAATCTTGGCGGCGGAATCCCGGTCTCGTACGATTCGCGCGTGCCCAGCGTCCGGGTCGTGGGCGACGCCATCGCCGACGCACTGGAGCGCCATTTCCCGGTGCTCCCTCACGTCGCCATCGAACCGGGACGCGCGATCGTCGGGTCGGCGGGCACGCTCTACTGCGAAGTCGTGTCGGTGCGGACCGGCACCGACGGCCGCCGCTGGGTGTACCTCGACATCGGGCGCTACGGCGGGCTGGCCGAAACCGAGAACGAGTACATCCGGTACCGGCTGCGCACCAGCCGCGACGGTGATGCCGTCGACGACGCCGTGGTCGCCGGCCCGACGTGCGACGGCGACGACGTGCTGTACCGGCGTTATCCGCTGCCGGTGACGCTGCGGCCGGGCGATCTGGTCGAGATCGATGCGGCCGGCGCGTATACGACGAGCTATTCGTCGTCATTCAATGGATTTGCCTTTTTGGCAACAGAATTCGTGGAGGTCGATGATGCAGTCACAACCGGGTAG
- a CDS encoding amino acid permease: protein MAPSTRSAEGPRSAVSTTDAPMHRDLKNRHLQMISLGSAIGTGLFLISGTSVQTAGPIVLLGYTIAGIVLYGVMRMLGEMAVAHPVAGSWSAYAREYLGKPAGFIAGWNWWYVCVVVCMVELTAASEFMAFWFPNLPRWITTAVCLVLITAANMINVKAFGEFEFYFTLIKVTAVIAMIVLGIAIIFGAGDYNVHGLENLWAHGGFAPKGLGAFMISLVAITFSFGGIESLGTAAGEVEEPARNIPRAINQVLLRILLFYVGAIGVMLIIWPWDKVGTEGSPFVLMLVGLGIGGAATLLNVVVLTAALSVANVMTYSNARVLYDLAASGQAPRFLAHTNARGVPVRALLLNSGFVAVAVLLNIVLPGKALAVLIPVVVGAELITWSIIALSHLRFRAREGAGVFKTPMSPITNYLCLAYFALIYILMTLDPSSHSGAIALPLWFCGLLIVGSLLNRVRR, encoded by the coding sequence ATGGCTCCGAGCACCCGTTCCGCTGAGGGACCGCGGAGTGCCGTCTCCACGACCGACGCCCCGATGCACCGCGACCTGAAGAACCGCCATCTGCAGATGATCTCGCTCGGCTCCGCGATCGGGACGGGCCTGTTCCTCATCTCCGGCACGTCAGTGCAGACCGCCGGGCCGATCGTTCTGCTCGGCTACACCATCGCCGGCATCGTCCTCTACGGGGTCATGCGGATGCTCGGCGAAATGGCCGTCGCCCATCCGGTCGCGGGGTCGTGGTCGGCGTACGCGCGCGAATATCTCGGCAAGCCGGCGGGATTCATCGCCGGCTGGAACTGGTGGTACGTCTGTGTCGTCGTCTGCATGGTGGAGTTGACGGCCGCTTCGGAGTTCATGGCTTTCTGGTTCCCGAACTTGCCGCGCTGGATCACGACCGCGGTGTGTCTGGTGCTGATCACCGCCGCGAACATGATCAACGTCAAGGCGTTCGGCGAATTCGAGTTCTACTTCACGCTGATCAAGGTGACGGCCGTCATCGCCATGATCGTCCTCGGCATCGCGATCATCTTCGGCGCCGGCGACTACAACGTGCACGGACTGGAAAACCTATGGGCGCATGGCGGTTTCGCGCCGAAGGGGCTCGGCGCCTTCATGATCTCGCTGGTCGCGATCACGTTCTCGTTCGGCGGCATCGAGTCGTTGGGCACCGCAGCCGGCGAGGTCGAGGAACCCGCCCGCAACATCCCCCGCGCCATCAATCAGGTTCTGCTGCGAATCCTGCTCTTCTACGTGGGTGCCATCGGCGTCATGCTCATCATCTGGCCGTGGGACAAGGTAGGCACCGAGGGCAGCCCGTTCGTGCTGATGCTCGTCGGCCTCGGGATCGGCGGCGCCGCAACGCTGCTCAACGTCGTCGTCCTGACCGCCGCGCTGTCGGTGGCGAACGTCATGACCTACAGCAACGCGCGTGTCCTGTACGACCTCGCCGCCAGCGGCCAGGCCCCCCGGTTCCTCGCCCACACCAACGCCCGCGGTGTGCCGGTGCGTGCCCTGCTGCTCAACTCCGGATTCGTCGCCGTGGCCGTACTGCTGAACATCGTGCTGCCCGGCAAGGCTCTCGCGGTCCTCATTCCCGTCGTGGTCGGGGCCGAGCTGATCACGTGGAGCATCATTGCGCTCAGCCACCTACGATTCCGGGCGCGCGAAGGCGCCGGTGTCTTCAAGACACCGATGTCGCCGATCACGAACTACCTGTGCCTCGCGTATTTCGCACTGATCTACATCCTGATGACGCTGGACCCGTCGTCGCACTCCGGAGCGATCGCATTGCCGCTGTGGTTCTGCGGTCTGCTCATCGTCGGGTCCCTGCTGAACCGGGTCAGGCGCTAA
- a CDS encoding DUF1345 domain-containing protein, with protein sequence MSGANRFWISLTAGLVVGLATGILSQRWPVGLLAVVIVTAASYVLWALVALWRMDPDQTKEHAGEADVDDEIGDLVLFLILTASLTSIGILLLSANDADKASYAGMSLAAILATWALLHTMYTARYARIYYDDEPGGIDFNNPDVDPQYSDFYYFSFNLGMTYQVSDTDVTNSRIRAEVLRHCLFSYIYGTVIIACTINLVINLVG encoded by the coding sequence ATCTCCGGTGCGAACAGATTCTGGATCAGCTTGACCGCGGGCCTCGTAGTCGGCCTGGCCACCGGGATCTTGTCGCAACGGTGGCCCGTCGGCCTGCTGGCGGTCGTCATCGTCACCGCGGCGAGCTACGTCCTCTGGGCGCTCGTGGCGCTGTGGCGGATGGACCCCGACCAGACGAAGGAGCACGCCGGTGAAGCCGACGTCGACGACGAGATCGGCGATCTGGTCCTGTTCCTCATCCTGACGGCCAGCCTGACCTCCATCGGAATCCTGTTGTTGTCCGCCAATGACGCGGACAAGGCGTCGTACGCAGGCATGTCGCTCGCCGCGATCCTCGCGACGTGGGCGCTGCTGCACACCATGTACACGGCGCGCTACGCCCGCATCTACTACGACGACGAACCCGGCGGTATCGACTTCAACAACCCCGATGTCGATCCGCAATACAGCGACTTCTACTACTTCTCGTTCAACCTCGGGATGACCTACCAGGTGTCCGATACCGACGTCACGAACTCACGGATACGGGCGGAAGTCCTCCGGCACTGCCTTTTCAGCTACATCTATGGCACCGTGATCATCGCGTGCACGATCAATCTCGTGATCAACCTCGTCGGCTGA
- a CDS encoding serine hydrolase domain-containing protein — MKVSGSHVARVSAVALALAACGHPTPPPVATSPAAQPPATTSAAATPVPSVIPTGPFAAVSRLVNDAIAAHRLPGAVIQIGHGGKVVFRQAYGARRLDDEPALDGSSAPAEPMTDDTIFDLASLSKSIATTVAFLQLYEKGLVQVDEPIQTYFPEFNPTNDPRRAQVTVRMMLTHTSGTGGDLSHQGPWGLTSADKAEGIRRALTAPLEFGPGEGFHYSDLNFIILGALIEKITGESLDNYVQDNVFAPLDLADTRYLPATKACGPHQVRGTAIVFTGGPSGPCPPGTWSTDLLARVAPTAHDDDTPGINPDFDQLIRGTVHDPTARRMGGTGGSAGVFSTVADIGCYAQALLDRLAGRPSLFPLAPSTAELMATPQQPGHNAGQVPAADAASRAATENHPNTTDPLLAPNYPAIAGQELRSFGWDIDTEHSRPRGMVFPVGSFGHTGFTGVTLWIDPGSDTYVAVLANVIHQRGGPPIARLSGEIATEAARALRLYGS; from the coding sequence GTGAAGGTGTCGGGGTCGCACGTCGCACGGGTATCCGCGGTGGCGCTTGCCCTCGCGGCATGCGGCCATCCGACGCCGCCGCCGGTTGCGACCTCGCCGGCCGCTCAGCCTCCGGCCACGACCTCTGCGGCCGCCACTCCGGTGCCCAGCGTCATTCCCACCGGACCCTTCGCCGCAGTGTCCCGCCTGGTGAATGACGCCATCGCGGCACATCGGTTGCCCGGCGCGGTGATTCAGATCGGGCATGGCGGCAAGGTCGTCTTCCGACAGGCCTACGGCGCTCGCCGACTCGACGACGAACCCGCACTGGACGGATCCTCCGCACCGGCCGAACCGATGACCGACGACACCATCTTCGATCTCGCATCGTTGTCGAAGAGCATCGCGACGACGGTGGCTTTCCTGCAGCTGTACGAAAAAGGCCTGGTGCAGGTCGACGAACCGATCCAGACCTACTTTCCGGAGTTCAATCCGACCAACGATCCACGCCGCGCCCAGGTGACGGTGCGCATGATGCTGACGCACACGTCCGGCACCGGTGGCGATCTCAGTCACCAAGGCCCGTGGGGGCTGACGAGTGCCGACAAGGCGGAGGGCATTCGTCGTGCGCTCACAGCGCCTTTGGAGTTCGGTCCGGGCGAGGGATTCCATTACTCCGACCTGAACTTCATCATTCTCGGCGCCCTGATCGAGAAGATAACCGGCGAATCCCTGGACAACTACGTGCAGGACAACGTCTTTGCGCCACTCGATCTTGCCGACACCCGGTACCTGCCCGCCACCAAGGCATGCGGTCCGCACCAAGTTCGCGGTACGGCAATTGTTTTCACCGGCGGACCATCGGGCCCGTGCCCGCCGGGAACCTGGAGCACCGACCTGCTGGCGCGTGTCGCGCCGACCGCCCACGATGACGACACGCCCGGCATCAACCCCGACTTCGACCAGTTGATCCGCGGCACGGTGCATGACCCGACGGCCCGGCGGATGGGCGGCACCGGAGGGAGCGCGGGAGTGTTCTCGACGGTGGCGGACATCGGCTGCTACGCGCAGGCACTGCTCGATCGGCTCGCCGGACGTCCGAGCCTGTTCCCCTTGGCACCGTCCACCGCGGAATTGATGGCGACGCCGCAACAGCCCGGGCACAACGCCGGACAGGTGCCCGCGGCAGATGCGGCCAGCCGAGCAGCCACCGAAAATCACCCCAACACAACGGATCCGCTGCTGGCGCCGAACTATCCGGCCATCGCGGGACAGGAACTGCGCAGCTTCGGCTGGGATATCGACACCGAGCACTCGCGACCCCGCGGCATGGTGTTTCCCGTCGGCAGCTTCGGTCACACCGGCTTCACCGGGGTGACCCTCTGGATCGACCCCGGATCGGACACGTACGTCGCGGTGCTCGCCAACGTGATCCATCAACGCGGCGGCCCACCCATCGCGAGGCTCAGCGGCGAGATCGCCACGGAAGCCGCGCGGGCGCTGCGTCTCTACGGGAGCTGA
- a CDS encoding DinB family protein: protein MTTPDAIEPDTKDWTWVLSRACPECGFDASSLQHTDVAARIRDDAADWVHRLASPGVRTRPAPGVWSTLEYGAHVRDVHRIFNHRVQLMLTEDDPQFPNWDQDETAIADDYGSQDPAVVATELFDAANSVAATYANVPADSWSRRGLRSNGSEFTIATISLYHLHDVVHHSYDVSR from the coding sequence GTGACGACTCCGGACGCGATCGAACCCGACACGAAGGACTGGACGTGGGTGCTGTCGCGCGCCTGCCCGGAATGCGGTTTTGACGCGTCGTCTCTCCAGCACACCGACGTCGCCGCCCGGATTCGCGACGACGCCGCCGACTGGGTGCACCGTCTCGCCTCGCCCGGCGTCCGGACCCGGCCCGCGCCTGGCGTGTGGTCGACGCTCGAATACGGAGCCCATGTCCGCGACGTGCACCGCATCTTCAACCACCGCGTCCAGCTGATGCTCACGGAGGACGATCCACAGTTCCCCAACTGGGACCAGGACGAGACGGCGATCGCCGATGACTACGGGTCGCAGGACCCCGCGGTGGTCGCGACGGAACTGTTCGACGCGGCGAACAGTGTCGCCGCCACGTATGCCAATGTGCCGGCGGACTCGTGGAGTCGGCGCGGATTACGCAGCAACGGAAGCGAATTCACCATCGCGACGATCTCGCTGTATCACCTGCATGACGTCGTCCACCACTCTTACGACGTCAGCCGCTGA